The genomic window TTATCAGCAGTTTGGCAGCACTGGGCCCTTTAAATCGGAAAAATGAAAAACTGACAGATATGGGGGCGTCAAATCCGGTGACCAATTATGGGATCAGCAAAGCGCTTGCCGAAACATACTTGGCTCAGATTCCGAATCTGCCCCTAATCACCTTCAGGCCTACCGCAGTATATGGGCCGAGAGAGAAAGACATTTTCATATTGATTAAAACCATTAAAGCAGGGCTGGAGCTGTATATCGGCAAACAGGAGCAGGAACTGAGCTTTGTGTACGCCACCGATTTGGCGAATATCATTATAAAAGCACTTGCATCTGATGTTGTTGGCAAAAGTTATAACATTTCTGATGGGTCAGTTTATAGCCGTTCTGCACTAGCTAGCCATGTGCGTAAGGCCTTAAACAAAAAAACGTTGACGGTGAATGTGCCTGTGCAAATGATTAAGGGCCTTGCCTGGTCGATGGAACGTTTGTATGGCGTATTTAATAAGATTCCTGCTTTAAATGTAGATAAGATAAAAGAACTCACCGCCCTCAATTGGGGCTGCGACATTAAAAATATTCAGAACGACTTTGGTTTTGTGCCTCAATTCGGACTCGAACAAGGGCTTAATGAAACCATAAACTGGTACCGTAAAAACAATTGGTTATAAGATTTTAAATAAAATAGAATGAAACAACAAGTAAAAGCAGCTGAAGGCAAGCTGGGAATATTAATGCCAGGATTAGGCGCTGTAGCAACAACCATGATTGCCGGAGTTGCTGCAATTAAAAAAGGGATATCAAAACCTATCGGTTCGTTAACACAGATGGGTACCATCCGTTTGGGAAAAAGAACAGAAAAAAGAGAACCAAAAATTAAAGATTTTGTGCCTCTGGCTGGTCTTGAAGACTTAGTTTTCGGTGGTTGGGATGTTTATGAAGATAATGTTTACGAAGCGGCAATGAATGCCCGCGTATTAGACGCTAATCTTTTGCGCGATGTACGCGAGGAATTACAGGCCATTAAACCGATGCGCGCTGCTTTCGACAGAAATTATGTAAAAAACCTTGATGGTAAATATGTAAAAGATCTCGATAACCGTTACGAACTGGCTTTAGCCGTAATGGAAGATATTAAAAACTTCAAAGCAGAAAACAATTGCGATCGTATAGTATTGGTGTGGTGTGGTTCTACCGAAATTTATTTCGAACCATCAGAAGTTCACGAATCGCTTGCTGCTTTTGAGCAGGGTTTAAGAGATAACGATTTGCGTATTGCACCAAGTATGATCTATGCTTATGCCGCATTAAAATTAGGAATTCCTTTCGCTAACGGAGCACCAAACTTAACGGTTGATATTCCAGCCTTAATCGAACTGGCTAAAGAAACCGATACCCCAATTGCCGGTAAAGATTTTAAAACCGGTCAAACTTTAATGAAAACAATTTTGGCACCTGGTTTGGCAGCACGTTCGTTAGGTGTAAACGGTTGGTTTTCTGATAATATTTTAGGTAACCGCGATGGTTTGGTGTTAGATGATCCTGATAATTTTAAAACAAAAGAAGTATCTAAACTGGGGGTATTGGAAGATATCTTTAAACCAGAGGTTAACCCTGATTTGTATGGTGATATGTACCACAAAATCAGGATCAACTATTATCCGCCTCACGGTGATAACAAAGAAAGCTGGGATAACATCGATATTTTCGGTTGGTTAGGTTATAAAATGCAGATCAAGATCAATTTCCTTTGTCGCGATTCGATTTTAGCCGCACCGATTGTATTAGATCTTGCTTTGTTTATCGATCTGGCTAAACGTGCAAACCTATCGGGCATTCAGGAATGGTTATCATTCTACCTGAAATCGCCACAAACGATTCCAGGAGTACCTGCTGAAAACGACATTTTTAAACAGTTAATGAAACTTCAGAACACCTTACGTTACATCATGGGCGAAGAATTGATCACCCATTTAGGTCAGGATTACGAAGAAGAACTGATAGAAACAGTATAGTGTTTATCCACAAATTTCTTTCAACGGCTCTGGGAATCGGGTATATCGGCAAGGGCGCAGGTACTTATGCTGCTATAGCAACCTGCATCTGCTGGCATCTTTTCCAGAGCCCTTATACCAACCCTTATTTATGGCCGGTGCTCTTCACTATGCTCATCGTGATATTGGGGGTAATGAGTGCCGATCGGGTTGAAGAGATTTGGGGGAAAGACCACGGTAGAGTGGTGATTGATGAAGTGGCTGGAATGTGCATCACCCTATTGTTTGTGCCTTTAAAATGGGAATACACCCTTATAGGACTTATTCTATTTAGGTTTTTTGATATCCTCAAGGCGCTTTACATCCGAAAACTCGAAGAATTACCAGGTGGTTGGGGGGTAATGGCAGATGATGTACTGGCTGGGATTTATGCAAATGTTATACTGCAACTGGTTGTTGCTTTAGCACTGTTTTAACCATAATGTTCACTTATCTAAAAGCACAGGCATCATCCTTAGTGGCCTCGGCAACAGATTTCGGTGTGACCATTCTTGCCGCAAATCTTTTTGGCTGGTGGTATCTGGCAGCAAGTATTACAGGTACGGTAGCAGGTGGAGCAGTTAATTTTTATGTGAACCGGAAATGGGTTTTCGAAAGTGAAGCTACCGTTATTAAATGGCAGGTGCTGAAATATATTTTGGTATGGGCCGGCAATCTGATTATCGTAACCGCGGGTGTGTTTGTGCTCACCCATTTTTTTAATCTCAATTATGTTCTCGCTAAAGTAGTTAGCTCAGTTATAACCGGGTTGAGTTACAATTATATCATGCAAAAGCAGTTTATTTTTTCAAGCTAAATGAAACCGATCTATTCATTTTTTCTCCTCGTGGTGCTCAGTTTTATTTTGCAGGTAAATGCTTTTGGCCAAAGAACAGTAGTATCTGGCACCGTGCGCGATGCGGTTACCAAAGAAACACTGCCCAATGTTTCCGTCTTTTTTAAAGACACTAAAATAGGGATACAGACCGATGTGAATGGAAAGTACACATTGGTTTCTCCCGATCCACAAAGCGAAATCACTTTTAACTATGTAGGTTATCGGGCAGTTTTTAAAAATGTTATGCCATCTGCAACGCAGGAACTCGATATTGCATTGGTTCCTGATTCAAAAGCTCTGGACGAAGTGGTCATTGTTGGTGGAAAAAAGGTGAGATACCGCAATAAAGATAATCCGGCGGTCGAATTGATCCGCCAGGTAATTGCCCATAAAGATGAAAACCGGATAAAGAGTTACAATACGGTGTCTTTTAGGCAGTATGAGAAGATGTTGTTTTCGTTGAGCAATGTTTCGGAAAAGTTTAAGAACAAAAAGATGTTCAGAAATTATCAGTTTTTATTTCAGGAACAGGATTCGACCTTAATTGGCGGAAAAAACCTCTTGCCGGTGTACATTCAGGAGCAACTAGCCGATAGTTACCTCAGTAAAGATCCAGAAAGAAATAAAACTGTTGTTATTGCCGAGAAACAGGTAAACTTCGATAGCAGGTACATCGATAATAAAGGAATGAAAACCTATTTCGATAGGATGTATCAGGATATTGATATCTATAAAAATAACATCTCTGTAATCAGTAATGAGTTTTTAAGTCCGATTTCGGATGGGGCACCTGCTTTTTATAAGTTTTTTATTACCGATACGTTAAAAAATCAAAAGCCTGAGGTCATCGAGCTGTCTTTTACGCCACGCAATACAAACGATATGTTGTTCGAAGGAAAGATTTATGTAACGAACGATAGCCATTACGCCGTTACCGGAGCTTCATTTGGGGTAAATAAAAACATTAACCTCAATTTTGTACGTGGGTTAAAAGTTGATCTCGATTTTGAAGCCAACAACAAAGGTAAATACAGTTTGAGCAAAAGTAATCTGTTGGCCGATTTTGGTATTGGCAAAACCAAAGGCATAGGTTTTACCGGCGAGCGTACTGTTACCTATAAGAATTACCAGTTTGATGCGGTTCTGCCCGATACTATTTTTCAAGGGAAAAGTACCGTGGTGCAGGCCGATGCAGCAAAAAAAGACGATAAATTCTGGGAGCAAAACAGACTGGATACCATTTCGAAGAACCAGCTTAAGATTTACGGCAATATTGATACCCTGCAAAACCTGCCATCTTTTAAACGGACGATGAAAATCGTTACGCTTTTATTTGCTGGCTATCAGAATCTGGGTCCTTACGAAATTGGTCCGGTAAATACATTTTACAGCTTTAACAATGTAGAAGGGTTGAGGCTGCGTATTGGGGGAAGAACAACACCCGAACTGAGTAAACGTTATTATTTCGAAAATTATTTGGCTTATGGGATTAAAGATGAGAAATGGAAGTTTTTCCTTTCCGGAACTTATTCGCTGAATAACAAATCGATCTACGAATTCCCCCAAAACTACGTGAGGGCCAGTTTTCAGCGCGACACTAAAATTCCCGGACAAGAGCTTCAGTTTGTGCAGGAAGATAATTTCCTGTTGTCGTTTAAGCGCGGGGTAAATGATATGCTGTTGTACAACGATTTTTACCGTTTAGATTATGTAAAAGAATTCGAAAACCACTTTTCTTATAACCTCGGCTTTAAAAAGTGGAGCCAAACGCCTGCCGGTGGACTCAATTACCTAAACGGAGCAAATCAATCTGTCAACCGGTTAAGTACCAGTGAAATTTCTCTGCAATTAAGGTACGCTCCGAATGAAAAGTTTTATCAGGGAAAAATATACCGTGTGCCCATTGCCGATCGTTATCCGGTATTTAATTTGCGTTATACTGCAGGTTTAAAGGGTGTTTTCGGTGGCGAATACAATTACCATAACTTAATGGGCAGCATCGATAAACGTTTCTATTTATCGCAGTTAGGCTATAGCGATGTAACTTTCGAAGGTGGTTATATCGCCGGAAAAGTGCCGTTCCCTTTATTGGCCATACACCGGGCTAACCAAACTTATGCCTATCAGCTCAACTCTTACAACCTGATGAACTTCCTAGAGTTTGTGAGCGATCACTATGTGAGCATCAATATCGATCATAATTTTAATGGCTTCTTTTTTAATAAAGTACCGTTGATCAAAAAATTAAAGTTGAGAGAAGTGGTATCATTCAAAGCCTTATATGGTGGATTGAGAAATGAAAATAACCCAAATTTCCAATCGGGATTGTACCAGTTTCCCGTTTACGAAAATGGCGCACAAAGAACTTATGCATTGGGTAACGAGCCCTATATGGAAGGTAGTGTTGGTGTAGGCAATATCTTTAAACTATTAAGGGTCGACGTAGTGAAACGGTTCAACTACCTCAATAATCCAGAAGTTTCGGAATGGGGAATAAGGGCAAGGGTAAAATTTGATTTTTAAGAAAAAAGCTATGGAAAAAAATCTAAGAGACAGCCTGCAACAGGGCATATATAAGGTGATTAACCCTTTTGTAAAGGGACTGATAAAAATAGGTTTAACACCTAATGCGGTAACCACCATTGGCCTGATCCTGAATATCGGTGTGGCGGTTATTTTTGTGCTCGGTGCCGAAAAATCGAACCGCGGCGATATGTCATACATTGGCTGGGGAGGGGCGCTGGTGCTTTTTGCAGGCCTGTTTGATATGCTCGATGGTCAGGTGGCGCGATTGGGTAACATGAGCTCGAAGTTTGGAGCTTTGTACGATTCGGTGCTCGATCGCTACAGCGAAATGATTATGTTTTTAGGAATTTGTTATTACCTGGTTGCGCATCATTATTTTTTAAGTTCCTTGTTTGCGTTTATCGCATTAATTGGCTCGATGATGGTGAGTTATACCCGTGCAAGGGCCGAGGGATTAGGTGTGGAGTGTAAAGGTGGTTTAATGCAAAGGCCCGAAAGGGTAGTAACCATTGGCGTTTTTGCCATAGCCTGTGGTATTGCAGGTCATTTTATTGGTGGCAATTACAAAGTTTACATACCAGGTATTTCATTCCATGTTTTCGAAACGATGTCGATTTTTACCATGCCCATTACCCTAATGGCGGTATTGACTAATATTACGGCTATTAAACGTTTACAAGAGGCCAAAAAAGGGCTCGAAGCGCAAGAATTTAATGAGCGAAAAGGAAATAACAAGGCGGCATTAATTGCCGGCTTGGTATTAATGGGAAGTTTAGCCGGAATGCTTTCTTTTAACGCAAATGCGCAGGGATCAGATCCTTCTCCGATTACTTTTCCAACGCCAAAAGATATCAGTAATCAGCTGTTTTATTTACAGCGCGATCCAAATACCAATACCATTATCTGCCAGTTAAATGTAGACAAACATGGCGAAGTAAATAAAGAACAGCCCGTAAATGTATTTTGGATGCGTTACGGAGATAAAGGCGAAAAGAAAGAGCTGAGTTATATCCAACGGAAATTTGCTTATGGTATTATCAGCAAAAATCTGGGTAACGGTCAGTTCGAACTGCGGTTTACCTCGCATAAAAAGTTGCCGATGTATTTAAATAAATCTGGTGCAGATAAAAAATACCATGTTTTTGCCACCATTAACAATAAAAAAATGCAGTTGGAACGGATATTTCTTCGGATTGAGGGCGGTACTTTTTGGTTTCCGAATGTAAAATATGTAGAAATAAAAGGTTTTGATGCTTCAGAGCCTTCAAAGGTGTTAGTTGAAAGGATTAAGGTGTAGCGGAGGGCGTTATTCGGACAATGTTGATTGTCATTCTGAGTGCAACGAAGAATCTTTTGATATGAGGTTGGGCGCTGTGTGTTATAGATTAGAGATTCTTCACTGCGTTCAGAATGACAGCGATTTGTCAGTCTGAGGGGAGTCGAAGACTTTGACTAAACGCTCACCCGATCCGTCATTTCGAGCGGAGTGCAGCGCAGTCGGGAACCCGAAGGCTCTGCGAAGCAAAATCTAAAAGATAGATCTCTCCATTCCGCTTTGCTTCAGTCGAGATGACGACTCATCTATCTTGATTTGTCACCAGATACATCATTTCGAGCGAAGTGTACGAAGCCGGTAAATCTATATCGATTTGTCAGTCTGAGCGGAGTCGAAGACCTATGTTCAGAATAATAAATTGTTTGAGGAAAAGATCCTGAAACAAATTCAGGATGACGATTAAATGTGAGGGTAGTCGAAGACCAGTTAAAAATATTACCAAATGAAAAAGAATTTTGTTTCAAATTCAACAGCATCTATCAGGATGTTTAAAAATGACTTTTTAGAAAGCCTATCAAAAGTTAGGTTTTATGTACCGTTGATCGTGTATGTTCCGGTTATTGCTTTCCTTTTTTGGAAGGCGCTTTGGGAAATCGAGATGTCCGTTTTAAATTTTGCCGGTTGGTTTTTGTTGGGCCTGGCCATCTGGACCATTACCGAATACATCCTGCACCGCTATGTTTTCCATTTCGAGCCAGATGTGGAATGGGGCAAGAAAATCCATTTTATTTTTCATGGTGTACACCACGATTACCCCAACGATGCGAAAAGGTTGGTGATGCCGCCTTCGGCCAGTATTCCTATGGCCTTAGGCTTTTATTTTCTTTTCGATTGGTTATTGCCTGATACAGTGGTTTACCCATTTTTCTCTGGTTTTATGATCGGTTATCTCTTTTACGATATGGTGCATTATGCCCTTCATCATGCCAATTTTAAAAGTGGTTTCTGGAAACAGTTAAAACAGCACCATATGCTTCATCATTATTCCGATTCGACCAAGGGTTATGGGGTAAGCTGGACTTTTTGGGATCATATTTTTAGATCTAATTTTGATAAAAAATAACATGCAGCAAGAGGCATTGCTTAAAAACAGTTTTTATAATCTTCGGAATATTTATCTAACAGTTGCTATCTCTGTTGGATATCTATTGTTATCAGTGCTGCTGGTTGGCTTTAAAACCGATCAGCTGGTGCTGATTTTTATTTTTAATGCTTTGTTTTATATCTCGAAGGGAACCAGGCAGTTTATCCTTGGCTTTTCGATCTTTATTGTCTATTGGATACTGTTTGATTACATGAAAGCCTTTCCAAACTATCTTTTTAATACGGTACATATTGAAGATTTATATGACCTGGAAAAAAATACTTTCGGCATTAACTACCATGGCTTAATACTTACACCTAACGAGTATTGGAAAATAAACAGTACTGCGTTTTTAGATGTATTGACAGGGCTTTTCTACCTGATGTGGGTACCTGTTCCGCTGGCCTTCGCTACTTATCTTTTCTTTAAGAATAAGGAACAGTTTGTTCGGTTCTCGCTCACCTTTGTTTGGGTAAATTTGTTAGGTTTTGTGTTGTACTACATTTTTCCGGCTGCACCGCCATGGTATGTGCAGGAACATGGCTTCGAGTTTATCGCCAAAACTGCCGGCAATACTGCTGGATTGGCCCGGTTTGACCATTATTTTAACATTACACTTTTTCATGGTATATACAGCAAAGGTTCTAATGTATTTGCGGCTATGCCATCGCTGCACTCATCTTATCCTGTTATTGTTGTTTATTATGGTTTAAAAAACCGCTTGGGTAAGATCAATATTTTCTTTGCTGCTGTAATGCTTGGCATCTGGTTTTCGGCTGTTTATACCAGTCATCATTATACGCTTGATGTATTGGCCGGATTAAGCTGCGCATTTTTGGGTATTATCTCTTTCAATTATTTAATACGGAATACTAAGTTGAAACAGTTTGCAGAAAATATGATAAGAGTTATTGGTAATTAGAAGCCCAGTAGCCGATCTTACACCATTAATATCTCTTATCATATTTTATTATTTTATAGCACCAAAAGCTGCAAAATAAGAGTTTTTATGCAGAATTTCGGTAACGCTAAACCCAACTTTTTGCAATAGAGCCAGTTGATAGTTTAAAGAACGCGGGGTATCTTCATATTCAATATAATCAAATACCTTTTGCTTATATTCCGCACCGCCAAGTGTTTCAAGGTAGGCCCCGTATTGCTCCTGAAAAAGATGATCGATCAATACAGAATCGTGTGCAATGAGGTCTGAAATCCAGATACTACCTCCAGGTTTTAAAGCCTGGTAAACTTTAGTAAAAACAAGTTCCCAATCGGCATCGGTGCGCAAATGATGAAATGTTGCAGCAGCAAGTATTATATCGAAATGATTCTCGGGTAAATTAAGGTTACGCATATCGTCCTGTATAACGTTTACTGTTCCGGTAGTTTGCACCGATACCCTATCTCTTGCACGTTCCAGCATCGGTAAACTCAAGTCGTTAAGTGTACAGTTGAGATTTGGGATTTTGCTGAGCATTTTTAACGTGTAATTGCCTGCACCACATCCAATATCCAACAGTTCTTTTGCATTTGGATTAATATATTTGGCCGCTCCGGTGCAAAGCTCCATGGTAAGCGGTGCATCGATGGTCGTTTGTTGTCCACTCTCCAAGTTCGAGAAACGTTCTACATCGTTATCAAACCTTGTTTTAATTTCTTCATTTGTTGCCTTATGCGAATAATCTTTATTCATTGCTTTAATTTTTTTGTAAAGTTAGTGCTGTTGATCATATTTGTAAAATATCAATTTTAGCATAAAACGATACCTATTAAGTATTATAAATATGGAGCTCAGACATTTGTTGTATTTTAAAACTGTTGCAGAAGAACTTCATTTTACCAAGGCTGCAGCAAAACTTTTCATCTCGCAGCCCCCCTTGAGCAGGCAGATTAAAGAACTTGAAGAAGAACTCGAAGTACAATTGTTTACCAGGAGTAATAAGCGGGTTGCATTAACAAATGCCGGAAAGTACTTTAAGACTGAAGTAGATGCTATGTTTGCCAAACTGGAAGAGAGTAAAGAAGTGGTCCGTAAAATTCATGATGGCGTTAGTGGCGAATTAAAGATTGGCTACATCAGTTCGGTTTACCAATCGCAACTGGCAGAAATTTTAAAATTAATGCACCAGGAATTCCCTTATTTGAAGACGAGTTTATTCGAAGTGCCCACACTTGCTCAAATTAAAGAGCTGGAACATGGTGGTTTAGATGTGGGGATTTTAAGAGCACCGGTTCTATCAGAAAAATTGAAAGTAGAATCTTTGTTTTTTGATCCATTTGTAGTGGTTATTCCTTTAACAGACCAAAAAATTGATGCGAAGAACGGACTTGCTGATTTTTTGAAGAAAAGCCCGTTTATATTCTTTAATAAAGATTTTGCGCCTCAGTATAACCAGAAACTGATGGAAATTTGCCAGCGGATGGGCTTTAGTCCCGATATTACCCACGAGGCCAACAATGTACACTCCATATTACAATTGGTAGAAGCAGGCCTGGGGGTATCTATTTTGCCATTGTCGTTAAAAAAACAATATGCACAGTTGAAAGTATCTTTTATTGAATTTGATGCTATTCCGGTCAACACAGAGGTGGTACTGGCTTATAAAGAATCAAATAAAAATCCGGCGTTAAGCTGGTTTATTAAATATTATGCCGAGTTAAAAATCAATTGATTTTCAATAAGATAAGTATAATGAAATCCAGTACCGTTAATCAATATACATTGATTGACGACCGATGAAATTGTAAGAAAGGCCGTTTTCTAATGGGAGGCAGTCATTTTTACAAATTTCAAAATCCTATAGCCACTCATTGGGTATTATTTTTCAAAAGAAACGGTCAACTGCATAAAACACGGCCAGTAAAATGGATTGATGTAAAATTAGCCCCAAAAAGGTAGTTGATTTCCGATTTTCTACCATATCATTTCCGATTTTCACCTCTTTTAAACTTGTAAAAGCACAAATTTGCCGCAACCAAGATCAAAAGCCTGTGTTAAGGCTTAACACAAAATGAATTATACAAGTTTACCTAACCCATGTAAGAAATTATTGTTCGCCATATGTTTTCTGGCTACAGTAGTTATTGCTCATGCACAAAAGGCAGCTGATGAAAAAGAAGCAATGAAAAATCTGCTTGACAGGCAATTTGAATTTGCACAGAAACAATATCAGTTACTGGCCAAAAACACACCGGCAGACCGCATGCCTAAAACCTATTATGCAAAAAATAATAAACTGGAAACGAGCGATACCAAATGGTGGTGCAGTGGTTTTTATCCAGGTTCGCTACTTTACATTTACGAATACACCAAAGATTCAGGTACCTTAAAAGAGGTAGAAAAGCGCCTTGCCGTACTAGAGAAGGAGAAACATTATATCGGAAACCATGATTTAGGTTTCATGATGTTCTGTAGTTTCGGCAATGCCTATCGCATTACAGGTAATGCGCGATATAAACCAACCATCGATACAGCTGCAGCTTCGCTTGCCACGCGCTACCGTCCGGCTGCTAAAGTAATCCAATCTTGGAACAGCAGTAAACAATGGAAAGGCCCTGTCATTATTGATAATATGATGAATCTGGAGTTGTTGGCATGGGTGTCTGATCATGGTGGCGATCCGAAATACAAGAAAATTGCCATCAACCATGCTGATACTTCGCTTAAAAACCATTTCAGGTCAAACTATAGTTCCTATCATGTAGTAGATTACGACATGACTACTGGCAAAGTACTTAAGAGAGGTACGGCCCAGGGGGCTTTTGACGAATCGGCCTGGAGCCGTGGTCAGGGCTGGGGATTATACGGTTATACCATGATGTACCGTTTTACCAGGAACAAACATTATCTTAATCAGGCAAAAAACATCGCAAAATTTATCATCAATCATCCGAATATGCCTGCCGATCAGGTTCCATACTGGGACTTTAACGCACCGAACATTCCAGGTACTTATCGTGATGCTTCTGCCGCTGCGGTTATTGCCTCTGGTTTGTTGGAATTAGGACAATATGCAACAAAAACCGAACGAAAATTATATGTAGGCGAAGCAAAGAAAATGATCATTTCACTCTCATCTGATGCATATACTGCAAAGCTGGGTGAAAACGGTGGTTTTTTACTGATGCACAGCACTGGAGCCTTACCCCTTAAATCTGAAGTCGACGTTCCGCTAAGCTACGCCGATTATTACTATCTCGAGGCGCTGATGCGCTACAAAAACTGGTATTTATAACACACACAAAATGGAAAGAAGAAAATTTATAGGCGCGTTGTCATTAACCGGCATATTTGGGCTGTTTAATCCTAACGAAGTTTTGTCCGCTACAAAAGTTAATAAAAATACAGGTGCTCAACCAAAAAATGACAGAGAATATTGGTATAAACTACTGTATAAAATTGCCAGCCCTGTTGTTTCCAATTTAGCCAATGGAACACTGATTAAAAATATGCCAGTGGTTACGGCACCGAAATTCGACTCCAGAACACCTGCTGTATCGTACTTAGAAGCTGTTGGCCGTACCTATGCCGGAATTGCACCCTGGCTTTCGTTACCTGATGATACCACAACCGAAGGTGTTTTAAGAAACAAGCTGAAATTACAGGCCATTCAGGGATTGGATAGCTGTTTTGCAGCAAATAGTCCTGATAAACTAAATTTTACCAAAGATTATCAGCCGATTGTTGATTCAGCCTACCTGGCACAAACCTTTTTAAGAGCCCCTAAAGCCCTATGGGAACCCTTGAAGCCCGAAACAAAACGCGAAATTATTGCTTCGTTTAAATCATTGAGGAACAGAAAACCCTTTAAAAATAACTGGTTGTTATTTGGTTCTATTACAGAAGCTTTTTTATTATCGATTGGTGAACAACACGATGAAAGCCGCTTAAATGAGGGGGTAGATACATTAAACGCATGGTATAAAGGAGATGGTTGGTATGGTGATGGCGTAAACATGGCTTTTGATTATTACAATTCTTTTGTAATCCACCCGATGATGGTGGATACGCTAGCTGTTATGCTCGATAAAAAGCTAATCAAAAAAGAACGATACGATCTTGCCGTAAAAAGGATGCAGCGTTATGTAGTCGGGCAAGAGCGTATGATTTCTCCTGAAGGAACCTATCCACCAATCGGACGTTCAATTACCTATAGAACCGGTGCTTTCCAGGCTTTAAGCCAAATTGCCTTAATGCATAAGTTACCAGCCACCATTCAGCCAGCTCAAGTGCGTTCTGCCTTAACTAAAGTAAAACAGAATATGTACGAGATCCCTGGAACTTTTGACTCAAAAGGATGGTTACAGCTTGGCTTTTGTGGTCATGATCCTGAAATAGCAGATTATTATACTTCTACAGGCAGTTTGTATATGGCCACCTTATCATTCCTTCCTTTGGGTTTACCCGCTAGCGACGAGTTTTGGGCGGCACCTGCGGCAGAGTGGACATCAAAGAAAGCCTGGGCAGCAAAACCATTCACCAAAGACTATCATGTAGATTTTTAACCTAGAAAAAAGGAGGCTGTATCTTAAAGTTAAGTTCGATTCAAATTGTTAAGTTAAGCTTCTTGATGAATCGGGATTTGGGTCGGAAAAACTAAGGATTGGGACGGGCTTGGTTCGGGCTTGGTTCGGACTTACAACAGAGTTGTGACAATTATATCCGAACCAACTATGTTTTAAAACCCTGTTAAATTTGTTGAAATAGCACATTGATTACAATTCTTTTTTTATCTTAGTGGTAATCATCCCATAATTTTAAAAATTATGGCAATATTTAAACAAGGAATCAACGGTGGTTTCACCGGGAAAGTTGGGAGCGTAATAGGCTATCAGCTAAATGGACAATGGGTAATGAAAGCTTTACCTAAATCCAGTGCAAAAAACAAAAAAGGAACAGCCCAACAAAAGCTTTGCAGGTTTGGTTTTACCAGGATGCAGCATTTCCTTAAACCCTTAATTAACTTCATTAGGGTAGGGTACAATATCGAATCTAAACTGAGGATGATGACTGCGCATAATGCTGCCAAGTCGTACAATATGCGCAATGCATTGGATGCGAATGGCGAAATTGATTAT from Flavobacterium sp. W4I14 includes these protein-coding regions:
- a CDS encoding putative flippase GtrA (product_source=COG2246; cog=COG2246; pfam=PF04138; superfamily=50876; transmembrane_helix_parts=Outside_1_28,TMhelix_29_51,Inside_52_70,TMhelix_71_93,Outside_94_96,TMhelix_97_116,Inside_117_124), giving the protein MFTYLKAQASSLVASATDFGVTILAANLFGWWYLAASITGTVAGGAVNFYVNRKWVFESEATVIKWQVLKYILVWAGNLIIVTAGVFVLTHFFNLNYVLAKVVSSVITGLSYNYIMQKQFIFSS
- a CDS encoding phosphatidylglycerophosphatase A (product_source=KO:K01095; cath_funfam=1.10.3760.10; cog=COG1267; ko=KO:K01095; pfam=PF04608; superfamily=101307; transmembrane_helix_parts=Outside_1_12,TMhelix_13_35,Inside_36_41,TMhelix_42_61,Outside_62_84,TMhelix_85_107,Inside_108_151), with the translated sequence MFIHKFLSTALGIGYIGKGAGTYAAIATCICWHLFQSPYTNPYLWPVLFTMLIVILGVMSADRVEEIWGKDHGRVVIDEVAGMCITLLFVPLKWEYTLIGLILFRFFDILKALYIRKLEELPGGWGVMADDVLAGIYANVILQLVVALALF
- a CDS encoding myo-inositol-1-phosphate synthase (product_source=KO:K01858; cath_funfam=3.40.50.720; cog=COG1260; ko=KO:K01858; pfam=PF01658,PF07994; superfamily=51735; transmembrane_helix_parts=Inside_1_11,TMhelix_12_33,Outside_34_441), with the protein product MKQQVKAAEGKLGILMPGLGAVATTMIAGVAAIKKGISKPIGSLTQMGTIRLGKRTEKREPKIKDFVPLAGLEDLVFGGWDVYEDNVYEAAMNARVLDANLLRDVREELQAIKPMRAAFDRNYVKNLDGKYVKDLDNRYELALAVMEDIKNFKAENNCDRIVLVWCGSTEIYFEPSEVHESLAAFEQGLRDNDLRIAPSMIYAYAALKLGIPFANGAPNLTVDIPALIELAKETDTPIAGKDFKTGQTLMKTILAPGLAARSLGVNGWFSDNILGNRDGLVLDDPDNFKTKEVSKLGVLEDIFKPEVNPDLYGDMYHKIRINYYPPHGDNKESWDNIDIFGWLGYKMQIKINFLCRDSILAAPIVLDLALFIDLAKRANLSGIQEWLSFYLKSPQTIPGVPAENDIFKQLMKLQNTLRYIMGEELITHLGQDYEEELIETV
- a CDS encoding nucleoside-diphosphate-sugar epimerase (product_source=COG0451; cath_funfam=3.40.50.720; cog=COG0451; pfam=PF01370; superfamily=51735); its protein translation is MKKRVLITGATGFVGYHLIKSALANDLEVYANVRQSANAAHLKDFPINYVDLDLSSIYLLKENIEEKRYDYIVHAAAVTKAKKLDDYNQVNAIYTRNLALAASKSAHSIKKFVFISSLAALGPLNRKNEKLTDMGASNPVTNYGISKALAETYLAQIPNLPLITFRPTAVYGPREKDIFILIKTIKAGLELYIGKQEQELSFVYATDLANIIIKALASDVVGKSYNISDGSVYSRSALASHVRKALNKKTLTVNVPVQMIKGLAWSMERLYGVFNKIPALNVDKIKELTALNWGCDIKNIQNDFGFVPQFGLEQGLNETINWYRKNNWL